A region of Streptomyces halobius DNA encodes the following proteins:
- a CDS encoding sugar-binding transcriptional regulator — MGPAELVQAAAMARRFYLESKSKIQIAEEFGVSRFKVARVLETALERDLVRIEIRVPSELDAERSDALRARYGLRHAVVVESPADASEDAADPENLGEVAADLLGELVTEGDVLGLAWGRSTIHMAAALHRLPPCTVVQLTGVYDAGTADRGSVEAVRRAADVSGGEAHPIYAPMLLPDPATAAALRGQTGIARAFDYFDKVTVACVSIGSWEPGVSTVYDMLSEEERAHYASLGAAAEMSAHLFDAEGRRIGRDLGERCITVEADRLRRIPEVVAIAGGRRKAAAIGAVLRSGLVTSLVTDTAAADHLLLETGPGPRPALDRADPDGV, encoded by the coding sequence ATGGGCCCTGCCGAGCTGGTGCAGGCCGCGGCCATGGCCCGTCGTTTCTATCTGGAGAGCAAGTCCAAAATCCAGATCGCCGAGGAATTCGGCGTCAGCCGGTTCAAGGTCGCACGGGTACTGGAGACGGCCCTGGAACGTGATCTCGTACGGATCGAGATCCGGGTGCCCTCCGAACTGGACGCCGAACGCTCCGACGCCCTGCGAGCCCGCTACGGCCTGCGGCACGCGGTCGTCGTCGAGTCGCCCGCGGACGCGTCCGAGGACGCCGCCGACCCGGAGAACCTCGGCGAGGTCGCCGCCGACCTCCTGGGCGAGCTCGTCACCGAGGGCGATGTGCTGGGCCTGGCCTGGGGCCGGTCGACGATCCACATGGCGGCCGCGCTGCACCGGCTGCCGCCGTGCACCGTCGTGCAGCTGACCGGTGTGTACGACGCGGGCACCGCCGACCGCGGCTCGGTCGAGGCGGTGCGCCGCGCGGCCGATGTCTCCGGCGGCGAGGCGCATCCGATCTACGCGCCGATGCTGCTGCCCGACCCGGCGACCGCCGCAGCGCTGCGCGGCCAGACCGGGATCGCCCGTGCCTTCGACTACTTCGACAAGGTCACCGTCGCCTGTGTCTCCATCGGCTCCTGGGAGCCGGGCGTCTCGACCGTGTACGACATGCTGTCGGAGGAGGAGCGGGCGCACTACGCCTCGCTCGGTGCCGCTGCCGAGATGTCGGCGCACCTCTTCGACGCCGAGGGCCGCCGCATCGGCCGGGACCTCGGCGAGCGCTGCATCACCGTCGAGGCGGACCGGCTGCGCCGTATCCCCGAGGTCGTCGCGATCGCCGGCGGCCGCCGCAAGGCCGCGGCGATCGGCGCGGTGCTGCGCTCCGGTCTGGTGACGAGCCTGGTGACGGACACCGCCGCCGCCGACCACCTGCTCCTGGAGACCGGCCCCGGACCACGGCCCGCCCTCGACCGGGCGGATCCCGACGGGGTGTGA
- a CDS encoding ribonuclease domain-containing protein, whose product MMIHSRPRRAVAVLGALLTGLLLVLTGCATGGDGKGRPDGPRSPGGSVAGTRSPGGSAESAVPDRAAGMPVVAVGELPAQARDTLRHIDAGGPFPYPKDGAVFGNHERLLPPQPRGYYHEYTVRTPGSRDRGARRLITGDRHETYYTDDHYRTFKAVLR is encoded by the coding sequence ATGATGATCCACTCCCGCCCGCGCCGGGCCGTCGCCGTCCTGGGCGCGCTGCTCACCGGGCTGCTGCTCGTGCTGACGGGCTGCGCCACGGGTGGTGACGGCAAGGGGCGTCCGGACGGACCGCGGTCGCCCGGCGGGAGCGTCGCCGGTACGCGGTCGCCCGGCGGGTCCGCCGAGTCAGCCGTACCGGACCGGGCGGCGGGAATGCCGGTCGTCGCGGTCGGTGAGCTGCCCGCCCAGGCGCGGGACACCTTGCGGCACATCGACGCCGGCGGGCCCTTCCCGTACCCGAAGGACGGGGCCGTCTTCGGCAACCACGAACGGCTGCTGCCCCCTCAGCCGCGCGGCTACTACCACGAGTACACGGTCCGTACGCCCGGCTCGCGGGACCGCGGCGCCCGTCGCCTCATCACCGGCGACCGCCACGAGACCTACTACACCGACGACCACTACCGGACTTTCAAGGCGGTGCTCCGATGA
- a CDS encoding barstar family protein: protein MTDSVPSVPRPLAAVLDGSTPPGVLPWPADRPVTDALAAARDAGWSGAALDLEGTVDKAEFMERCARALRLPQWFGRNWDALADCLTDLSWCPAEGGRLLVVSGWQGYAAAVPDDWSVVEKVLADAVGYWRDKDTGLAVIMARQRARSGG, encoded by the coding sequence ATGACGGATTCCGTGCCTTCTGTGCCCCGGCCGCTCGCGGCGGTGCTCGACGGCAGTACGCCGCCGGGCGTCCTGCCCTGGCCCGCGGACCGGCCGGTGACGGACGCGCTGGCCGCCGCGCGGGACGCCGGCTGGAGCGGTGCCGCCCTGGACCTCGAAGGAACCGTGGACAAGGCAGAGTTCATGGAGCGGTGCGCCCGCGCGCTGCGGCTGCCGCAGTGGTTCGGCCGCAATTGGGACGCGCTCGCCGACTGCCTCACCGATCTGTCCTGGTGTCCCGCCGAGGGCGGCCGGCTGCTCGTCGTGAGCGGCTGGCAGGGCTACGCCGCCGCCGTGCCGGACGACTGGAGCGTCGTCGAGAAGGTGCTCGCGGACGCGGTGGGCTACTGGCGCGACAAGGACACCGGCCTGGCCGTGATCATGGCGCGGCAGCGGGCGCGGTCGGGCGGATAG
- a CDS encoding GuaB1 family IMP dehydrogenase-related protein, whose amino-acid sequence MRFLNPKNGALEESSSVPYDLTYDDVFMVPSRSAVGSRQGVDLSSHDGSGTTIPLVVANMTAIAGRRMAETVARRGGLVVIPQDIPLDVVTDVVTWVKRRHLVLDTPIVLSPVSTVADALSLLPKRAHGAGIVVESGRPVGVVTEHDLAGVDRFTQVSEVMSKDLLVLNADIDPREAFNRLDAANRKLAPAVDADGMLVGVLTRKGALRATLYTPATDAHGRLRIAAAVGINGDVAGRAKALLDAGVDALVVDTAHGHQESMISAVQAVRALDPQVPIVAGNVVAAEGVRDLIEAGADIIKVGVGPGAMCTTRMMTGVGRPQFSAVLECAAEARRFGKHVWADGGVRHPRDVAMALAAGASNVMIGSWFAGTLESPGDLQHTADGRPYKESFGMASARAVRNRTSDESAYDRARKGLFEEGISTSRMFIDQARPGVEDLIDSIIAGVRSSCTYAGAGSLEEFAEKAVVGVQSAAGYAEGKPLHDSWH is encoded by the coding sequence ATGCGATTCCTGAACCCGAAGAACGGCGCCCTCGAAGAGAGTTCTTCGGTGCCCTACGACCTGACGTACGACGATGTGTTCATGGTGCCCAGCCGCTCCGCGGTGGGCTCCCGGCAGGGCGTGGATCTGTCCTCGCACGACGGCAGCGGCACCACCATTCCCCTCGTGGTCGCCAACATGACGGCGATCGCCGGGCGCCGCATGGCCGAGACCGTCGCCCGCCGTGGCGGCCTGGTCGTCATTCCGCAGGACATCCCGCTCGACGTCGTCACCGATGTCGTGACCTGGGTCAAGCGCCGGCATCTGGTCCTGGACACGCCGATCGTGCTGTCCCCGGTCTCGACCGTCGCGGACGCCCTCTCGCTGCTGCCCAAGCGGGCGCACGGCGCGGGCATCGTCGTCGAGAGCGGCCGCCCGGTCGGTGTCGTCACCGAGCACGATCTCGCGGGCGTGGACCGCTTCACCCAGGTGTCCGAGGTCATGTCCAAGGATCTGCTGGTCCTGAACGCGGACATCGACCCCCGGGAGGCCTTCAACCGCCTCGACGCCGCCAACCGCAAGCTGGCGCCCGCGGTCGACGCGGACGGCATGCTGGTCGGCGTCCTGACCCGTAAGGGCGCGCTCCGCGCCACCCTCTACACCCCCGCCACCGACGCCCACGGCCGGCTGCGGATCGCGGCCGCCGTCGGGATCAACGGCGATGTGGCCGGCAGGGCCAAGGCGCTGCTGGACGCCGGTGTGGACGCCCTCGTCGTGGACACCGCGCACGGCCACCAGGAGTCCATGATCAGCGCGGTCCAGGCCGTCCGGGCGCTGGACCCGCAGGTCCCGATCGTGGCGGGCAATGTCGTCGCCGCCGAGGGCGTACGCGACCTCATCGAGGCCGGTGCGGACATCATCAAGGTCGGCGTCGGACCGGGCGCCATGTGCACCACCCGGATGATGACCGGGGTCGGCCGTCCGCAGTTCTCCGCGGTGCTGGAGTGCGCCGCCGAGGCCAGGAGGTTCGGCAAGCACGTCTGGGCCGACGGCGGTGTCCGGCACCCCCGCGATGTCGCGATGGCGCTGGCCGCGGGCGCGTCCAACGTCATGATCGGCTCGTGGTTCGCCGGCACGCTGGAGTCGCCGGGCGACCTCCAGCACACCGCGGACGGGCGCCCGTACAAGGAGAGCTTCGGCATGGCCTCCGCGCGCGCCGTGCGCAACCGTACGAGCGACGAGTCGGCCTACGACCGGGCCCGCAAGGGGCTCTTCGAGGAGGGCATCTCCACCTCGCGGATGTTCATCGACCAGGCGCGCCCCGGCGTCGAGGACCTGATCGACTCGATCATCGCGGGTGTGCGCAGCTCGTGCACCTACGCGGGCGCGGGCTCGCTGGAGGAGTTCGCCGAGAAGGCCGTCGTCGGTGTGCAGAGCGCCGCCGGTTACGCCGAGGGCAAGCCGCTGCACGACAGCTGGCACTGA
- a CDS encoding amino acid permease, whose translation MLDHGAAPPAGDTRPPAPGGPGSRLMRRKPVERLVAEGGQGAGGMLRRSMGVWQLTMISIGATLGTGIFVVLGEAVPEAGPAVIISFVLAGITALFSALSYAELAGSIPVSGSSYSYTYATLGELVAWVCGWCLILEYGVSVAAVAVGWGEYLNEFLGGTLGFTIPDALSQPPGDGGIFNFPALLVVMLAMVFLLGGARESARANTIMVVVKIAALLLFCGVAVQGVRSGNYANFMPLGIAGVSGAGATLFFSYIGFDAASTAGEEAKNPQRDLPRAIMLSLVIVTALYCLVAAIAVGAMPWQRFDGTEAALAGIMKDVTGQGFWAVLLAFGAVIAIASVVLTVLYGQTRILFAMSRDGLVPKTFSKVHPKSGVPRVNTVIVSLFCAVLAAVVPLGKLADATSIGTLFAFALVNVAVIVLRRTRPEMPRSFRTPLSPLFPAIGFLLCVYMMGSLDLVTWVVFGVWMAIGLVVYFGYGMRRSRLASAEK comes from the coding sequence GTGTTGGATCATGGCGCAGCCCCACCCGCAGGGGACACCAGGCCGCCCGCCCCCGGAGGCCCCGGTTCCCGGCTGATGCGCCGTAAGCCGGTCGAGCGGCTGGTGGCCGAGGGCGGCCAGGGTGCGGGCGGTATGCTCCGCCGCTCGATGGGCGTATGGCAGCTGACCATGATCAGCATCGGTGCGACGCTCGGCACCGGCATCTTCGTGGTGCTCGGCGAGGCGGTGCCGGAGGCGGGGCCCGCGGTCATCATCTCGTTCGTCCTCGCGGGCATCACCGCCCTGTTCTCCGCGCTGTCGTACGCGGAGCTGGCCGGCTCCATCCCGGTCTCCGGCTCGTCCTACTCGTACACCTACGCCACCCTCGGCGAGCTGGTCGCCTGGGTCTGCGGATGGTGTCTGATCCTGGAGTACGGCGTCTCGGTCGCGGCCGTCGCCGTCGGCTGGGGTGAGTATCTGAACGAATTCCTCGGCGGCACCCTCGGGTTCACCATCCCCGACGCGCTGTCCCAGCCGCCCGGTGACGGCGGCATCTTCAATTTCCCGGCCCTGCTGGTCGTGATGCTGGCGATGGTGTTCCTGCTGGGCGGCGCCAGGGAGAGCGCCCGCGCCAACACCATCATGGTGGTCGTCAAGATCGCTGCGCTGCTGCTGTTCTGCGGAGTGGCCGTGCAGGGCGTGCGGTCGGGGAACTACGCCAACTTCATGCCGCTGGGCATCGCGGGCGTCAGCGGTGCCGGCGCGACCCTGTTCTTCTCCTACATCGGCTTCGACGCGGCCTCCACGGCCGGTGAGGAGGCCAAGAACCCGCAGCGCGACCTGCCACGCGCGATCATGCTCTCGCTGGTGATCGTCACCGCGCTGTACTGCCTGGTCGCGGCCATCGCCGTGGGCGCGATGCCCTGGCAGAGGTTCGACGGCACGGAGGCCGCGCTGGCCGGGATCATGAAGGACGTCACGGGCCAGGGATTCTGGGCCGTGCTGCTCGCCTTCGGTGCGGTCATCGCCATCGCCAGCGTCGTGCTGACCGTGCTCTACGGCCAGACCCGTATCCTCTTCGCGATGTCCCGGGACGGGCTGGTGCCGAAGACGTTCTCCAAGGTGCACCCGAAGAGCGGAGTGCCGCGCGTCAACACCGTGATCGTCTCGCTGTTCTGCGCGGTGCTGGCCGCGGTGGTGCCGCTCGGCAAGCTGGCCGACGCCACCAGTATCGGCACCCTCTTCGCCTTCGCACTGGTCAATGTGGCGGTGATCGTGCTGCGCCGCACCCGGCCGGAGATGCCGCGCTCCTTCCGCACACCGCTCTCCCCGCTGTTCCCGGCGATCGGCTTTCTGCTCTGCGTCTACATGATGGGCAGCCTCGACCTCGTGACCTGGGTGGTCTTCGGTGTCTGGATGGCCATCGGCCTTGTGGTCTACTTCGGATACGGCATGCGCCGATCCCGATTGGCCTCAGCAGAGAAGTGA
- a CDS encoding Lrp/AsnC family transcriptional regulator, with translation MRLNDLDERIVHALAEDARRSYADIGQEVGLSAPAVKRRVDRLRADGAITGFTVRVDPAALGWETEGFIELYCSRNTSPEAIHRGLSRYPEVASASTVTGEADAIVQVFASDMRHFERVLERIAGEPFVERTKSVLVLSPLLRRFGSGAPR, from the coding sequence GTGCGACTGAACGATCTCGACGAACGCATCGTCCACGCCCTCGCCGAGGACGCCCGCCGCAGCTATGCGGACATCGGCCAGGAAGTCGGTCTGTCCGCACCGGCCGTCAAACGCCGGGTGGACCGGCTGCGGGCCGACGGCGCCATCACCGGCTTCACCGTACGGGTCGATCCGGCGGCGCTCGGCTGGGAGACCGAGGGGTTCATCGAGCTCTACTGCAGCCGGAACACCTCGCCCGAGGCGATCCACCGCGGTCTGTCGCGCTACCCGGAAGTGGCGTCCGCCTCCACCGTCACCGGTGAGGCGGACGCCATCGTCCAGGTCTTCGCCTCGGACATGCGGCATTTCGAGCGGGTGCTGGAGCGGATAGCGGGCGAGCCGTTCGTCGAGCGGACGAAGTCCGTGCTGGTGCTCTCGCCACTGCTGCGGCGGTTCGGGTCGGGGGCGCCGCGTTAG
- a CDS encoding carbon-nitrogen hydrolase family protein, which yields MSSLRTALLQSSGRPGDVEYNLKVLAWAAGDAAGSGAGLLVCPELFLTGYAIGSGVSELAEPADGESADEVARIAVEHGIAILYGYPERARQEESASDGGSAADGGSAADGGSAADGGSAADGGSAADGGSAADGGSAANAESTTYDETTATTPVYNSAQLIGPDGARLANYRKTHLFGCFEREWFTPGDIPVVQALLDGVRIGIMICYDVEFPENVRAHALAGTDLLLVPTAQMHPFQFVAESVIPVRAFENQMYVAYVNRVGAEGEFEFVGLSCLAGPDGVVRTRAGRAEQMVTADVDAAFLKESRADNPYLHDRRAELYGSLM from the coding sequence ATGTCGTCGCTGCGCACCGCCCTGCTCCAGAGTTCAGGACGGCCCGGCGACGTGGAATACAACCTGAAGGTGCTGGCCTGGGCCGCCGGGGACGCGGCCGGGTCCGGCGCCGGGCTGCTGGTCTGCCCCGAGCTGTTCCTCACCGGTTATGCGATCGGCTCAGGCGTCAGCGAACTCGCGGAACCGGCCGACGGCGAGAGCGCGGACGAGGTGGCCCGGATCGCCGTCGAGCACGGCATCGCGATCCTCTATGGATACCCGGAGCGTGCCCGGCAGGAAGAGAGCGCTTCGGACGGCGGCAGCGCCGCGGACGGCGGCAGCGCCGCGGACGGCGGCAGCGCCGCGGACGGCGGCAGCGCCGCGGACGGCGGCAGCGCCGCGGACGGCGGCAGCGCCGCGGACGGCGGCAGCGCCGCGAACGCCGAGAGCACCACGTACGACGAGACCACCGCCACCACCCCCGTCTACAACTCCGCGCAGCTCATCGGCCCCGACGGCGCCCGCCTCGCGAACTACCGCAAGACGCATCTCTTCGGCTGCTTCGAGCGCGAGTGGTTCACGCCCGGCGACATCCCCGTCGTGCAGGCCCTGCTGGACGGCGTCCGCATCGGCATCATGATCTGCTACGACGTCGAATTCCCCGAGAACGTCCGGGCGCACGCCCTGGCCGGTACCGATCTGCTGCTGGTGCCCACCGCGCAGATGCACCCCTTCCAGTTCGTCGCCGAGTCCGTCATCCCGGTGCGCGCCTTCGAAAACCAGATGTATGTCGCGTACGTCAACCGGGTCGGTGCGGAGGGCGAGTTCGAGTTCGTCGGTCTCAGCTGTCTGGCGGGCCCGGACGGTGTGGTACGCACCCGCGCCGGCCGCGCCGAGCAGATGGTGACGGCCGATGTCGACGCCGCCTTCCTGAAGGAGTCACGGGCGGACAACCCGTATCTGCACGACCGACGGGCGGAACTGTACGGCTCGCTGATGTGA
- a CDS encoding flavin monoamine oxidase family protein — translation MTSTVPTAAAHHEDVQPPITMFGPDFPYAYDDFLAHPAGLGQVPAVEHGKEVAVIGGGLSGIITAYELMKMGLKPVVYEADRIGGRLRTVGFEGCDPSLTAEMGAMRFPPSSTALQHYIDLVGLKTKPFPNPLAPDTPSTVVDLKGESHYARTVDDLPEVYHQVMDAWNACLEEGADFSDMNRAIRERDVPRIREIWSRLVEKLDNQTFYGYLCDSTAFRSFRHREVFGQVGFGTGGWDTDFPNSILEILRVVYTEADDHHRGIIGGSQQLPLRLWEREPEKIVHWAPGTSLASLHDGAPRPAVTRLHRTAGNRITVTDADGDIRTYEAAVFTAQSWMLLSKIACDDSLFPIDHWTAIERTHYMESSKLFVPVDRPFWLDTDEETGRDVMSMTLTDRMTRGTYLLDNGPDEPAVICLSYTWCDDSLKWLPLNANERMEVMLKSLSEIYPKVDIRKHIIGNPVTVSWENEPYFMGAFKANLPGHYRYQRRLFTHFVQDRLPEDKRGIFLAGDDISWTAGWAEGAVQTALNAVWGVMHHFGGSTDATNPGPGDVYDEIAPVELPED, via the coding sequence ATGACGTCCACGGTGCCCACCGCCGCCGCCCACCACGAGGATGTCCAGCCGCCGATCACCATGTTCGGCCCGGACTTCCCGTACGCCTACGACGACTTCCTCGCCCACCCGGCGGGCCTCGGCCAGGTCCCCGCGGTCGAGCACGGCAAGGAGGTCGCGGTCATCGGCGGCGGACTCTCCGGCATCATCACCGCCTACGAGCTGATGAAGATGGGCCTCAAGCCCGTCGTCTACGAGGCGGACCGGATAGGCGGCCGGCTGCGCACCGTCGGCTTCGAGGGCTGCGACCCTTCCCTGACCGCCGAGATGGGCGCGATGCGCTTCCCGCCCAGCTCCACCGCCCTCCAGCACTACATCGACCTGGTGGGCCTGAAGACCAAGCCGTTCCCCAACCCGCTGGCGCCCGACACCCCTTCGACCGTCGTCGACCTCAAGGGAGAGTCGCACTACGCCCGCACCGTGGACGACCTCCCCGAGGTCTACCACCAGGTCATGGATGCCTGGAACGCCTGCCTCGAAGAGGGCGCGGACTTCTCCGACATGAACCGGGCGATCCGCGAGCGCGACGTACCGCGGATCCGTGAGATCTGGTCCCGCCTGGTCGAGAAGCTCGACAACCAGACCTTCTACGGGTACCTCTGCGACTCGACCGCGTTCCGCTCCTTCCGCCACCGGGAGGTCTTCGGGCAGGTCGGCTTCGGCACCGGCGGCTGGGACACCGACTTCCCCAACTCCATCCTGGAGATCCTCCGCGTCGTCTACACCGAGGCCGACGACCACCACCGCGGCATCATCGGCGGCAGCCAGCAGCTTCCGCTGCGCCTCTGGGAGCGCGAGCCGGAGAAGATCGTCCACTGGGCGCCGGGCACTTCGCTCGCCTCGCTGCACGACGGCGCCCCGCGTCCGGCCGTCACCCGGCTCCACCGGACGGCCGGCAACCGGATCACCGTCACGGACGCCGACGGCGATATCCGCACCTATGAGGCGGCCGTCTTCACCGCGCAGTCCTGGATGCTGCTGTCGAAGATCGCCTGTGACGACTCGCTGTTCCCCATCGACCACTGGACGGCGATCGAGCGCACCCACTACATGGAGTCCTCCAAGCTCTTCGTGCCGGTGGACCGGCCGTTCTGGCTGGACACCGACGAGGAGACCGGCCGGGACGTGATGAGCATGACGCTCACCGACCGGATGACCCGCGGTACGTATCTGCTCGACAACGGACCGGACGAGCCGGCCGTCATCTGCCTCTCGTACACCTGGTGCGACGACAGCCTCAAGTGGCTGCCACTGAACGCCAACGAGCGGATGGAGGTCATGCTGAAGTCGCTGTCGGAGATCTATCCGAAGGTCGACATCCGCAAGCACATCATCGGCAACCCGGTCACCGTGTCCTGGGAGAACGAGCCCTATTTCATGGGCGCGTTCAAGGCCAATCTGCCCGGTCACTACCGCTACCAGCGCCGGCTGTTCACCCACTTCGTGCAGGACCGGCTGCCCGAGGACAAGCGCGGCATCTTCCTCGCCGGCGACGACATCTCGTGGACGGCGGGCTGGGCCGAGGGGGCCGTGCAGACCGCGCTGAACGCCGTATGGGGTGTGATGCACCACTTCGGCGGGAGTACGGACGCCACCAACCCGGGCCCCGGTGATGTGTACGACGAGATCGCGCCGGTCGAGCTCCCGGAGGACTGA
- a CDS encoding DUF5995 family protein, with translation MTTIQQHDGHGGQDRTGESEAAPAGGAEPATVTGVAGVLARMRALDAALDADDGVAVFNRVYLSVTETVARRIGDGAFHDPTAAGELDIRFARRYFGAVDAAAAGLRPPACWRPLFQLRRHPGIRPLQFALAGINAHIGHDLTLAVVDTCRALDCEPPSLEGDFDRVGDVLTGLEERIRESLMPGPDVLDIADPLTHLAGSWSLERARDGAWAAARMLWGVRRLPEVVEEFTERLDAGVGLVGRCLLTPLN, from the coding sequence ATGACCACGATTCAGCAGCACGACGGGCACGGCGGACAGGACCGGACCGGGGAGTCGGAGGCAGCGCCCGCCGGTGGCGCGGAGCCCGCGACGGTCACGGGTGTGGCGGGGGTGCTGGCGAGGATGCGGGCGCTGGACGCCGCTCTGGACGCCGACGACGGGGTGGCCGTCTTCAACCGGGTCTATCTGAGCGTCACCGAGACAGTGGCGCGGCGCATCGGTGACGGTGCCTTCCACGATCCGACGGCCGCCGGCGAGCTGGACATCCGGTTCGCGCGGCGCTACTTCGGCGCGGTGGACGCCGCGGCCGCGGGGCTGCGGCCGCCGGCCTGCTGGCGGCCGCTCTTCCAGCTGCGCCGCCATCCGGGCATCCGTCCGCTGCAGTTCGCGCTGGCCGGTATCAATGCGCACATCGGGCACGACCTGACGCTCGCGGTGGTGGACACCTGCCGGGCCCTGGACTGTGAACCGCCGTCCCTGGAAGGGGATTTCGACCGCGTCGGGGACGTCCTGACGGGCCTTGAGGAGCGGATCAGGGAGAGTCTGATGCCCGGCCCGGACGTGCTGGACATCGCCGATCCGCTCACCCATCTCGCCGGTTCCTGGAGCCTGGAGAGGGCCAGGGACGGCGCCTGGGCCGCGGCCCGGATGCTGTGGGGCGTGCGTCGGCTGCCGGAGGTGGTCGAGGAGTTCACCGAGCGGCTGGACGCGGGGGTGGGCCTGGTCGGACGGTGCCTGCTCACCCCGCTGAACTGA
- a CDS encoding SDR family oxidoreductase has protein sequence MATILVTGGTGTLGRPLIDRLLDAGHDVRSLSRRPHTGTERPRLRVYAVDLRDGTGLDAAVAGVDAIVHCATTPTGGDTDAAGRLIAAAKAAHVPHLVYISIVGVDRIPLRYYRAKLAVEGAIEESGLGWTVLRTTQFHDLVLRVIKAGARSPVLPVLPGVRAQPVDVREVADRLAELAVGEPAGRVPDMGGPEVLDFGDLARATLKAGGRRRLLLPLWLPGPSFAAFRRGENLTPEHADGTRTYAEFLAERIPGEARG, from the coding sequence ATGGCGACAATTCTGGTGACCGGCGGTACGGGCACACTCGGGCGGCCCCTGATCGACCGGCTGCTCGACGCCGGCCATGACGTCCGGTCACTGAGCCGGCGCCCGCACACCGGCACCGAGCGGCCCCGGCTGCGGGTGTACGCGGTCGATCTGCGCGACGGCACCGGGCTCGACGCGGCGGTCGCCGGCGTGGACGCGATCGTGCACTGTGCCACGACGCCGACCGGAGGCGACACGGACGCGGCCGGCCGGCTCATCGCGGCGGCGAAGGCGGCGCATGTCCCGCATCTCGTCTATATCTCGATCGTCGGCGTGGACCGGATCCCGCTGCGCTACTACCGCGCCAAGCTCGCGGTGGAGGGGGCGATCGAGGAGTCGGGGCTGGGCTGGACAGTACTGCGGACCACGCAGTTCCACGATCTGGTGCTCCGTGTGATCAAGGCCGGCGCCCGCTCTCCGGTGCTGCCGGTGCTGCCGGGCGTACGGGCGCAGCCGGTCGATGTGCGTGAAGTGGCCGACCGGCTGGCCGAATTGGCGGTCGGCGAGCCGGCCGGCCGGGTCCCGGACATGGGCGGGCCGGAGGTGCTGGACTTCGGGGATCTCGCACGGGCCACCCTGAAGGCCGGCGGGCGGCGCCGGCTGCTGCTGCCGCTGTGGCTGCCGGGCCCGTCGTTTGCGGCGTTCCGGCGGGGCGAGAATCTCACGCCCGAGCACGCCGACGGGACGCGGACCTATGCCGAGTTCCTGGCGGAGCGGATCCCGGGGGAGGCGCGGGGGTGA
- the ribD gene encoding bifunctional diaminohydroxyphosphoribosylaminopyrimidine deaminase/5-amino-6-(5-phosphoribosylamino)uracil reductase RibD, with translation MRRAIELAARGLGHTSPNPVVGCVVLDSAGRTVGEGWHRRAGGPHAEIHALRAAGERARGGTAVVSLEPCNHTGRTGPCARALIDAGIARVVYAVPDPTPSATGGAVTLAEAGVDVEGGLLADEAAAGNEAWLTSVLRRRPFVLWKYAASLDGRIAAADGTSRWISSPESRADVHRLRAAADAVIVGSGTARADDPQLGARIGGLSDDEISQPLRVVVDTGATAVKAGARVLDGTAPVLIAVAEDADTSHLDGLAPLVRLPRAAIGPGLHIPALLQVLHEREVRSLLLEGGPTLAGAFLAAGAVDKVVGYLAPVLLGAGPAALGDAGIGTIAEALRLDVTDTARLGPDLRITATPIRHALPEEK, from the coding sequence ATGCGCCGGGCCATTGAGCTGGCCGCGCGCGGCCTCGGGCACACCAGCCCGAACCCCGTGGTCGGCTGTGTCGTCCTGGACTCCGCAGGCCGTACCGTCGGCGAGGGCTGGCACCGGCGCGCCGGCGGGCCGCACGCCGAGATCCACGCCCTGCGCGCGGCCGGCGAGCGGGCCCGGGGCGGCACCGCCGTCGTCTCGCTGGAACCCTGCAACCACACCGGCCGCACCGGCCCCTGCGCCCGGGCGCTGATCGACGCCGGGATCGCCCGCGTCGTCTACGCCGTCCCCGACCCCACCCCTTCCGCCACCGGCGGCGCGGTGACCCTGGCCGAGGCCGGGGTCGATGTCGAGGGCGGGCTGCTGGCCGACGAGGCCGCCGCGGGCAACGAAGCCTGGCTGACCTCCGTCCTGCGCCGCCGCCCCTTCGTGCTGTGGAAGTACGCCGCCAGCCTCGACGGCCGGATCGCCGCCGCGGACGGCACCAGCCGCTGGATCTCGTCACCCGAGTCGCGCGCCGATGTGCACCGGCTCCGGGCCGCCGCGGACGCCGTCATCGTCGGCTCCGGCACCGCCCGCGCCGACGACCCGCAGCTCGGTGCCCGGATCGGCGGACTCTCGGACGACGAGATCAGCCAGCCGCTGCGGGTCGTCGTCGACACCGGCGCCACCGCCGTCAAGGCCGGCGCCCGGGTCCTGGACGGCACCGCGCCCGTCCTCATCGCCGTCGCCGAGGACGCCGACACCAGCCACCTCGACGGGCTCGCCCCCCTCGTCCGGCTGCCGCGCGCCGCCATCGGGCCCGGCCTGCACATCCCCGCACTGCTCCAGGTCCTCCACGAGCGCGAGGTGCGCTCCCTACTGCTCGAAGGCGGGCCCACGCTCGCCGGGGCCTTCCTCGCCGCCGGCGCCGTCGACAAGGTCGTCGGCTATCTCGCGCCGGTGCTGCTCGGCGCCGGCCCGGCCGCCCTCGGCGACGCCGGGATCGGCACCATCGCCGAGGCCTTGCGGCTCGATGTGACCGACACCGCGCGGCTCGGCCCCGATCTGCGCATCACCGCCACTCCCATTCGCCACGCCCTCCCCGAGGAGAAGTGA